AGATAAAGCTGCGATCTGAATTCTCCTGCCGAAGCCTTTGCTATATACAAAAACCTTATAAACTCTTTAGTTGTTTCCCTTTCGAAACCTTCCGCAATATTTGAGGTTATAGAAATACTAGCCTTCCTAATCTGATCCCTCAATCCGTAATCCTTAGCAAACAATACATTCTCATTTGTAACCTTATATATTTCTGCATTCAGTTCTCTCGATTTTTGCCAGGCAATTATTTCTTCAAAT
The Flavobacterium litorale genome window above contains:
- a CDS encoding four helix bundle protein — protein: MAKLNSFEEIIAWQKSRELNAEIYKVTNENVLFAKDYGLRDQIRKASISITSNIAEGFERETTKEFIRFLYIAKASAGEFRSQLYLASDLNYISNDEFKKLNVKINDISKLLSGFIKYLSGTL